In the Streptomyces sp. cg36 genome, one interval contains:
- a CDS encoding cytochrome P450: protein MSDLPDVFDPRRYAAGPPHDDYRELRDRHPVAWQEEYEVLGWPAGPGFWAVTRHADVVRVLKDPGAYSSALGATQIRDPDPDDLPFIRRMMLNQDPAGAGGGGHDHGRLRRLVSRAFTPRRTDRFAQAVRTRARTLLGAARDGAEGGVLDLVTEVTDDYALLNLADLLGVPRSDRGLLLEWTERVIGYQDPDEPPVLGPDGRPVNPRSPAMLREMFAYAHDLAAHKRREPADDVMTALAHGGLGDPELEMFFFLLTVAGNDTVRSAAPGGFLALAEDPDAQRLLRTGGAGVESAVEELLRWHPPVLTFRRTAVRDTELAGQRIRAGDKVVVCHASANHDERVFSRPHRLDLARTPNPHVSFGDGPHVCLGAHFARLQLRVLHEEALRLLGPYALAGPPRRLVSNFVNGIKSLPLELSGPRGPRG, encoded by the coding sequence ATGAGTGATCTGCCGGACGTCTTCGACCCGCGCCGGTACGCCGCCGGGCCGCCCCACGACGACTACCGGGAGCTGCGCGACCGGCACCCGGTGGCCTGGCAGGAGGAGTACGAGGTGCTCGGCTGGCCGGCCGGCCCCGGCTTCTGGGCGGTGACCCGGCACGCCGACGTGGTACGGGTGCTCAAGGACCCGGGCGCCTACTCCTCCGCGCTCGGCGCCACCCAGATCCGCGACCCGGACCCGGACGACCTGCCCTTCATCCGCCGCATGATGCTCAACCAGGACCCGGCCGGTGCGGGCGGCGGCGGCCACGACCACGGCAGACTGCGCCGCCTGGTCAGCCGCGCCTTCACGCCCCGCCGCACCGACCGGTTCGCGCAGGCGGTGCGGACCCGGGCGCGCACGCTCCTGGGCGCGGCCCGGGACGGCGCCGAGGGCGGGGTCCTCGACCTGGTCACCGAGGTCACCGACGACTACGCCCTGCTCAACCTCGCCGATCTGCTCGGGGTGCCCCGGAGCGACCGGGGGCTGCTCCTGGAGTGGACCGAGCGGGTCATCGGCTACCAGGACCCGGACGAGCCGCCGGTCCTGGGGCCGGACGGGCGGCCGGTGAACCCGCGCTCGCCCGCGATGCTGCGGGAGATGTTCGCGTACGCGCACGACCTGGCCGCGCACAAGCGGCGCGAGCCCGCCGACGACGTGATGACCGCGCTGGCCCACGGCGGGCTCGGCGACCCCGAACTGGAGATGTTCTTCTTCCTGCTGACCGTGGCGGGCAACGACACCGTGCGCAGCGCGGCGCCCGGCGGTTTCCTGGCGCTGGCCGAGGACCCGGACGCGCAGCGGCTGCTGCGCACGGGCGGGGCGGGCGTCGAGAGCGCGGTCGAGGAGCTGCTGCGGTGGCATCCGCCCGTGCTCACCTTCCGGCGCACCGCCGTACGGGACACCGAGCTCGCCGGGCAGCGCATCCGGGCGGGCGACAAGGTCGTCGTCTGCCACGCCTCGGCCAACCACGACGAGCGCGTCTTCAGCCGCCCGCACCGCCTCGACCTGGCCCGCACCCCCAATCCGCACGTCTCCTTCGGCGACGGCCCGCACGTCTGCCTCGGCGCCCACTTCGCCCGGCTCCAACTGCGCGTCCTGCACGAGGAGGCGCTGCGGCTGCTGGGGCCCTACGCGCTCGCCGGGCCGCCGCGCCGGCTGGTCTCCAACTTCGTCAACGGGATCAAGTCGCTGCCGCTGGAGCTGTCGGGGCCGCGAGGGCCGCGCGGGTGA
- a CDS encoding ATP-binding protein — protein sequence MIRALKRVRRLGLRARLIAAFLLVAVIAAGTTATLIYQEARSAILQQAQDTAVAQLRDQIGAQTVTLPMTRTSLHELCTVLARQGKPHPWTVFAEYGSLRASNVMATTSTVVTQELRGRAGTNPHGSFQRVVKDGQPWLTIGMPVLIGSDDPRREQPTGIMVYAVMPLTTEDDNVKAMVSAARDGALPALAVALVPALLAARSVLRPVRDLRRAASSMGKGRLDTRIEVKGSDELADLAWTFNESAEALERSVEELQKAEARARRFAADVSHELRTPLAGMLAVTEVLDEDADRLDPDTAAAVRLVSAETGKLATLVEDLMEISRFDARAAELNLDEVDVAETIAKTLQRRRWEEQVAVELPVGIRAMLDPRRFDIVVANLVGNALRHGGAPVRITLRAEERAEGVRVVTEVHDGGPGIAPAVLPHIFDRFFKADAARTRSAGSGLGLAITLENVRLHGGTVRAANRPEGGAVFTVELPLRQPGGEDRS from the coding sequence GTGATCCGCGCGCTGAAGCGGGTCCGCCGGCTCGGCCTGCGTGCCCGGCTGATCGCCGCGTTCCTGCTGGTCGCCGTGATCGCCGCCGGGACCACCGCCACCCTGATCTACCAGGAGGCCCGCTCGGCCATCCTCCAGCAGGCCCAGGACACCGCCGTCGCCCAGCTGCGCGACCAGATCGGCGCCCAGACCGTCACGCTGCCGATGACCCGCACCTCGCTCCACGAGCTCTGCACGGTCCTGGCCCGCCAGGGCAAGCCGCACCCCTGGACCGTCTTCGCCGAGTACGGCAGCCTGCGCGCCTCCAACGTCATGGCGACCACCTCCACCGTCGTCACCCAGGAGCTGCGCGGGCGCGCCGGGACCAATCCGCACGGCTCCTTCCAGCGGGTGGTCAAGGACGGCCAGCCCTGGCTGACCATCGGCATGCCGGTGCTGATCGGCTCCGACGACCCGCGCCGGGAGCAGCCCACCGGCATCATGGTCTACGCGGTGATGCCGCTCACCACCGAGGACGACAACGTCAAGGCCATGGTCAGCGCCGCCCGGGACGGCGCGCTGCCCGCGCTCGCCGTCGCCCTGGTGCCCGCGCTGCTCGCCGCGCGCAGCGTGCTGCGGCCGGTGCGCGATCTGCGGCGGGCCGCGAGCAGCATGGGCAAGGGCCGCCTCGACACCCGGATCGAGGTGAAGGGCTCCGACGAACTGGCCGATCTGGCCTGGACGTTCAACGAGTCGGCCGAGGCGCTCGAACGGTCCGTGGAGGAGCTCCAGAAGGCCGAGGCCAGGGCACGCCGGTTCGCCGCCGACGTCTCGCACGAGCTGCGCACCCCGCTGGCCGGGATGCTCGCCGTCACCGAGGTCCTCGACGAGGACGCCGACCGGCTCGACCCCGACACGGCCGCCGCCGTACGGCTGGTCTCCGCCGAGACCGGCAAGCTCGCCACCCTCGTCGAGGACCTGATGGAGATCTCCCGCTTCGACGCGCGGGCCGCCGAGCTCAACCTCGACGAGGTGGACGTCGCCGAAACCATCGCCAAGACCCTCCAGCGCAGGCGCTGGGAGGAGCAGGTCGCCGTCGAACTCCCCGTCGGCATCCGGGCGATGCTCGACCCCCGGCGCTTCGACATCGTCGTCGCCAACCTCGTCGGCAACGCGCTGCGGCACGGCGGCGCCCCCGTGCGGATCACGCTGCGCGCCGAGGAGCGGGCCGAGGGCGTCCGGGTGGTCACCGAGGTCCACGACGGCGGGCCCGGGATCGCCCCGGCCGTCCTGCCGCACATCTTCGACCGCTTCTTCAAGGCCGACGCGGCCCGTACCCGCTCGGCGGGCAGCGGCCTCGGACTCGCCATCACCCTGGAGAACGTGCGGCTGCACGGCGGCACGGTCCGGGCCGCCAACCGCCCCGAGGGCGGCGCGGTGTTCACCGTGGAGCTGCCGCTGCGACAGCCGGGCGGGGAGGACCGCTCGTGA
- a CDS encoding response regulator, whose protein sequence is MPRVLLIEDDPSVREGVELGLRRRGHEVRAAESGEAGLAELKAFQPELVLLDLMLPGINGVQVCRRIRETSQLPIIMLTARGDDFDVVIGLEAGADDYIVKPARTEVIEARIRAVLRRLADPGGRPGLEFHGELALDRAGLTAAKSGERLPLAPSELKLLLHLAASPEQVFSRQQLLESVWEHSYHGDARLVDACVRRLRHKIEDVPGSPRYIQTVRGFGYRFGPLR, encoded by the coding sequence ATGCCACGCGTGCTGCTCATCGAGGACGACCCCTCCGTACGGGAAGGGGTCGAGCTCGGGCTGCGCAGGCGCGGCCACGAGGTGCGGGCGGCCGAGAGCGGCGAGGCGGGCCTCGCCGAGCTCAAGGCGTTCCAGCCCGAACTGGTGCTGCTCGATCTGATGCTGCCCGGCATCAACGGCGTCCAGGTCTGCCGCCGGATACGCGAGACCAGCCAGCTGCCCATCATCATGCTCACCGCGCGCGGCGACGACTTCGACGTGGTCATCGGCCTGGAGGCGGGCGCCGACGACTACATCGTCAAGCCCGCCCGCACCGAGGTCATCGAGGCCCGCATCCGGGCCGTCCTGCGCCGCCTCGCCGATCCCGGCGGGCGGCCCGGCCTGGAGTTCCACGGCGAACTGGCCCTGGACCGGGCCGGTCTGACCGCCGCCAAGTCCGGCGAGCGGCTGCCGCTGGCCCCCTCCGAGCTGAAGCTGCTGCTGCACCTGGCGGCCTCGCCCGAGCAGGTCTTCAGCCGCCAGCAGCTCCTGGAGTCGGTGTGGGAGCACAGCTACCACGGGGACGCGCGGCTGGTCGACGCCTGCGTACGGCGGCTGCGGCACAAGATCGAGGACGTGCCGGGCAGCCCCCGCTACATCCAGACCGTCCGCGGCTTCGGCTACCGCTTCGGCCCGCTGCGGTGA
- the murJ gene encoding murein biosynthesis integral membrane protein MurJ, with the protein MTAPVHTGPRHAAKASVARSGAVMAAGSLVSRGTGFVRSAVVAAALGTGLVGDGFAVANNVPNILYTLLIGGTLNAVFVPELVRAAKEHADGGKAYTDRLLTACVAALTVLTAAAVLAAPKIVGLYTDYTGAQADLTVAFARYCLPQILFYGLFTLFGQVLNARGRFGAMMWTPVLNNLVVIAVFGLYLWTAGTSGSTLSAGDTRVLGWGTTAGIAVQALALIPALGAARFRWRPRFDWRGSGITRPLRSAGWLVLLVLTNQLAYWVVTRLSTIAGQHAQQQHVAGGAGYTAYTNAYMLWVVPHGIVTVSLLTALMPRMSRAAAEDDPAGVRRDLSYGLRTSAAMIVPAACALFALAPWLMGAVFGYGRTSPGDVEVMAGMLMAFAPGLIAFSGQYVLSRGFYALSDTRTPFVLNLVIAACNAGFSAFAYVLLPARWAVTGMAAAYSLALFAGWAVTAYVLNRRLGGNAGLLRSPSLLVHVRLLLGCVPAALAGYAAARATDGLGDLAATGAGAAVLLVALALLARPLRLDGINDMLGKLRGGRGR; encoded by the coding sequence GTGACGGCCCCCGTCCACACCGGCCCCCGGCACGCGGCCAAGGCGTCCGTCGCCCGCAGCGGCGCGGTGATGGCGGCCGGCTCGCTCGTCTCCCGCGGCACCGGCTTCGTCCGCTCGGCGGTGGTGGCCGCGGCCCTGGGCACCGGGCTCGTCGGCGACGGCTTCGCGGTCGCCAACAACGTGCCGAACATCCTCTACACCCTGCTCATCGGCGGCACCCTGAACGCGGTGTTCGTGCCCGAACTGGTCCGCGCCGCCAAGGAGCACGCCGACGGCGGCAAGGCGTACACCGACCGGCTGCTCACCGCCTGCGTCGCGGCCCTGACCGTCCTCACCGCCGCCGCCGTGCTCGCCGCGCCGAAGATCGTCGGCCTGTACACCGACTACACCGGCGCCCAGGCCGACCTCACGGTCGCCTTCGCCCGCTACTGCCTGCCGCAGATCCTCTTCTACGGCCTGTTCACCCTCTTCGGGCAGGTGCTCAACGCCCGGGGGCGCTTCGGCGCCATGATGTGGACCCCGGTCCTCAACAACCTCGTCGTCATCGCCGTGTTCGGGCTCTACCTGTGGACCGCCGGAACCTCCGGCTCGACGCTGAGCGCGGGCGACACCCGCGTCCTGGGCTGGGGCACCACCGCCGGGATCGCCGTCCAGGCGCTGGCCCTGATCCCGGCGCTGGGCGCGGCCCGGTTCCGCTGGCGCCCGCGCTTCGACTGGCGCGGCAGCGGCATCACCCGCCCGCTGCGCTCGGCGGGCTGGCTGGTGCTGCTCGTCCTGACCAACCAGCTGGCGTACTGGGTGGTGACCCGGCTCTCCACCATCGCCGGACAGCACGCCCAGCAGCAGCACGTCGCGGGCGGCGCGGGCTACACCGCCTACACCAACGCGTACATGCTGTGGGTCGTCCCGCACGGCATCGTGACCGTCTCGCTGCTCACCGCGCTGATGCCGAGGATGAGCCGGGCGGCGGCCGAGGACGACCCGGCGGGGGTGCGGCGCGACCTCTCGTACGGGCTGCGCACCAGCGCCGCCATGATCGTGCCGGCCGCGTGCGCGCTGTTCGCGCTGGCGCCCTGGCTGATGGGCGCGGTCTTCGGCTACGGCCGGACCAGCCCCGGCGACGTCGAGGTGATGGCCGGGATGCTGATGGCGTTCGCGCCCGGCCTGATCGCCTTCTCCGGGCAGTACGTGCTCTCGCGCGGCTTCTACGCCCTGAGCGACACCCGCACCCCGTTCGTGCTGAACCTGGTCATCGCCGCGTGCAACGCCGGGTTCTCCGCGTTCGCCTATGTGCTGCTGCCCGCGCGCTGGGCGGTGACCGGGATGGCGGCGGCGTACTCGCTGGCGCTCTTCGCCGGCTGGGCCGTCACCGCGTACGTCCTGAACCGCAGGCTCGGCGGCAACGCCGGTCTGCTGCGCTCCCCGTCGCTCCTCGTCCATGTGCGGCTGCTGCTCGGCTGTGTGCCGGCGGCGCTGGCCGGATACGCGGCGGCCCGCGCCACCGACGGGCTCGGCGACCTCGCGGCGACCGGCGCGGGCGCCGCCGTCCTGCTCGTGGCGCTGGCCCTGCTGGCCCGCCCGCTGCGGCTGGACGGCATCAACGACATGCTCGGCAAGCTGCGCGGCGGCCGGGGCCGCTGA